The DNA sequence TGCCGGCCACATCCGGTATCCAGGCGATCAGCCCGGTAGCAGGATCGATCGTCATGCCATAAGGAAAAACGGAAAGGCTATAATGCTGTGCACCTGTGGCATTGACATCATAGTTATAAATAATCCCGGTCGCCCCATAGAGTATAGGGGAGGAGTAGATGACCGGATTGACCGCAGGTGCGCTATGCCCGGCAAAAGGTTGCCCGCTCACTACACTCGAATAACAGTTCCTCCCCTGCAGATTGGCCTTTACTATGTAGAGATAGGTTGTATCATTGGTCACACCATAATCCACATAAGCGGAGTGTTCCGAGGTGGTCTCCCCAATCTTGACAAAGTTGCCGGGGTCAGAGGCCACTGATCGATAAATTTCATAAAGGATATTGCTCCCCTGAGGGGACCATCCCAGAATCACCCTCCGATCCCTGGCCATGGCCATAAGGGAGAAACATGGGATGATCTCAATCGTTGTCGTATCCGGCAGGGACATTGTCATGCCATCATCGACGAGGAGGGAAACCGTGTATCTCCCTTCGGGAACAGACACGGCAGGCGCCGGACCAGTGACGGGGTCGAATGGGCCGTACCACTGATAGGTGAGAGAATTCCCGTCAGTATCATAGGACTCCACACCATTTAGCACGGCTTCGAAGCTCAGGAGTTGGGTTTTCACCTGAATCTGGTCAGCTCCGGCATTAGCTACCGGTTCGGCGGCATACGCCTCCTTAGAAAGTGTCAGGATCATAACTAAAAAAACTAACACCGTAGACAAGACTGGATCGATAATTGATGAAAGCCTTCTATATATCTTCATATCTGCACATACCTCCTCGTATACGTTGATAATGCCATTCTGAACTATACATCATGGATTTTGAAGGTATATATCAGCAACTCCAGTGCCATCATATTTAATTGAGACTATTTTTAGTCTTAACTACTTAATTTTTAAAGTATTTTAGGAAATTACAGAATGGATAGCCCGGAGATGCCTGAGAATAGTTGGGCTAACCTTTTAGCTTGTTATTTTAAGGTTTATTAGAAAACAGAATTGAAACGCATTGATATTCTTCAGAAAATGTTAATTGGCTATATTTTAGGCTGGCATAATATTGGCTTTTCTGCTACCCGTTGATAGTCAAGTCAAAAAAGAGGCCTCCACGGCATTTTGCCGGGAGGCCTCTTGTAAATAATTCTTACAAGCTCAGATTAATACATATCACCCATACCGCCACCGGCCGGCATGCGCGGCATCTTTTCCTTTTCTTCCGGTATATCTGATACCATCACCTCTGTAGTCAGCATCAGTGAT is a window from the Planctomycetota bacterium genome containing:
- a CDS encoding putative Ig domain-containing protein, with product MKIYRRLSSIIDPVLSTVLVFLVMILTLSKEAYAAEPVANAGADQIQVKTQLLSFEAVLNGVESYDTDGNSLTYQWYGPFDPVTGPAPAVSVPEGRYTVSLLVDDGMTMSLPDTTTIEIIPCFSLMAMARDRRVILGWSPQGSNILYEIYRSVASDPGNFVKIGETTSEHSAYVDYGVTNDTTYLYIVKANLQGRNCYSSVVSGQPFAGHSAPAVNPVIYSSPILYGATGIIYNYDVNATGAQHYSLSVFPYGMTIDPATGLIAWIPDVAGTFDVTVEVK